A stretch of Bifidobacterium sp. ESL0704 DNA encodes these proteins:
- a CDS encoding ABC transporter ATP-binding protein, producing the protein MLLELDHISKIYGDLHAVDDLSLTVPAGQWLAVVGSSGSGKTTLMNIIGCMDSPTKGSVTLEGRELNDLNATQLADVRKNVIGLVFQKFYLVPHLTAVENVMVAQYYHSVVDEKEALEALDHVGLKDRAKHLPSELSGGEQQRVCIARALINHPKLILADEPTGNLDEKNEKIVLDLFRELHEQGTTIIVVTHDALVASCAQREIMLNHGVLVGEQWNDDKAREAYEAAGGKPASTGAQVEGAQQGDAPISFVNPTKAAKVQD; encoded by the coding sequence CGGCGACCTTCACGCGGTGGATGACCTCAGTCTCACCGTCCCGGCAGGGCAGTGGCTTGCGGTAGTCGGTTCGTCCGGTTCCGGCAAGACCACGTTGATGAACATCATCGGCTGCATGGATTCGCCCACCAAGGGTTCGGTGACGCTGGAAGGCCGCGAACTCAACGATCTGAACGCCACCCAGCTGGCCGATGTGCGCAAGAACGTCATCGGCTTGGTCTTCCAGAAGTTCTATCTCGTACCGCACCTCACCGCCGTCGAGAACGTGATGGTGGCGCAGTACTACCATTCGGTGGTCGACGAGAAGGAAGCACTTGAAGCCCTTGACCACGTCGGGCTGAAGGACCGCGCAAAGCACCTGCCGAGCGAGCTTTCCGGCGGCGAGCAGCAGCGTGTGTGCATCGCCCGTGCGCTGATCAATCACCCGAAGCTTATTCTGGCCGACGAGCCGACAGGCAACCTGGACGAGAAAAACGAGAAGATCGTGCTCGACCTCTTCCGTGAGCTGCACGAACAAGGCACGACGATTATCGTCGTGACACATGATGCGCTGGTCGCCTCGTGTGCGCAGCGCGAGATCATGCTGAACCACGGCGTTCTGGTCGGTGAGCAATGGAACGACGACAAGGCGCGCGAGGCATACGAGGCAGCGGGTGGCAAGCCGGCTTCAACTGGTGCACAAGTCGAGGGCGCACAGCAAGGTGACGCGCCGATTTCGTTCGTCAACCCGACCAAGGCCGCCAAGGTGCAAGACTGA
- a CDS encoding YhgE/Pip domain-containing protein: protein MRTIWRLFRGDVRRITSNIISIIILMGLVVIPALFTWFNVTASWDPFGNTKNLKFAVASVDAGYSSDLMPVKMKLGDQVIGQLRANSQLDWTFTTRDKAIEGTKAGTYYAAVIIPKDFSRNMMTFFSSNAKHATLEYYTNEKKNAVAPKVTGQGADQISKEVNEMFARTITGTALSVANGLSKQLDSSDARNRLTTFNGNINDLASQLNDSATSVDAYAGLIDVSQTLLSSSSALLGNASNGTGESLRQLHKAGGSINDVSSALTTAASALSQALKASSSGNAAIGTSIGNAFDSAGKSSADVSATLRKQAGLIGEQAAQYQKIRDTLAGLPTVPDEALASLDDIIAHQKALQTALNTSASDLETKTGDAARQREQIVSLTNQSKTAIDGLNANFSATLKPQIASITSSLSSVSGTLGTGAADLNNAVTALNGTANQASDKLQQARTTLSNTSATLSHASGKLATFSQQLTEALNSGDMAKVKKLLSGDPDKLAATLAAPVALKRNAVFPVENFGTSLTPFYTFIPLWVGSLLIALTIKTDVSRGSRRRLGEIGSGWGWLRKRQRQRQKRRGSDNRAETSPAVLSSADAASMAQNHAADVATLAGASNDSDSASGDAPSADPGTSDEVNTLVLNRPIDTDNETTQRIDAASVNADTAPQTAAGLASPDDESIPIDDAGRLFTEPKPYQLFLGRFGIFAFISLLQSTFSCAGTLLFLRVHAVHPMLFMLSGWVSGLVYAFVIYTLVACFGTIGKAMSVIVLVMQISGSSGTYPLQVLPKFVAVINPFLPATHSIQAARAAIAGIYQNDFWIQLGIVLIYAAVMLVIGLLMPKPSKFNTWFSKQMERTKLI from the coding sequence ATGAGAACAATCTGGAGACTCTTCCGCGGTGATGTTCGACGCATCACCAGCAACATCATCTCGATCATCATCCTGATGGGGCTGGTCGTCATCCCCGCGCTCTTTACATGGTTCAATGTCACCGCGAGCTGGGATCCGTTCGGCAACACGAAAAACCTCAAATTCGCGGTCGCAAGCGTGGATGCCGGCTATTCCAGCGATCTGATGCCCGTGAAAATGAAACTCGGCGACCAGGTCATCGGCCAGTTGCGCGCCAACAGCCAGCTCGATTGGACCTTCACCACTCGCGACAAGGCCATCGAGGGGACCAAAGCGGGCACCTACTACGCGGCGGTCATCATCCCCAAGGATTTCAGCCGCAACATGATGACCTTCTTCTCCTCAAACGCCAAGCACGCCACCCTTGAGTACTACACCAACGAGAAGAAGAACGCCGTCGCGCCGAAGGTCACCGGGCAAGGCGCAGACCAGATCTCCAAAGAGGTCAACGAGATGTTCGCGCGTACCATCACCGGCACCGCACTGAGCGTGGCGAACGGATTGTCAAAGCAGCTCGATTCCTCCGACGCCCGTAATCGTCTGACCACATTCAACGGCAATATCAACGATCTGGCCAGCCAGCTCAATGACTCCGCTACGAGTGTAGACGCCTACGCGGGTCTTATCGACGTCTCGCAGACCCTGCTTTCGAGCTCCTCGGCCCTGCTTGGCAACGCCTCGAACGGTACCGGCGAATCGTTGCGACAGCTCCACAAGGCCGGCGGCAGCATCAACGACGTTTCGAGTGCGCTCACCACCGCGGCTTCCGCGCTGTCGCAAGCGTTGAAGGCCAGTAGCTCAGGCAACGCGGCTATCGGCACGAGCATCGGCAACGCCTTCGACAGCGCCGGCAAATCCTCCGCCGACGTTTCGGCGACACTGCGTAAACAGGCGGGTCTCATCGGCGAGCAAGCGGCACAATACCAGAAAATCCGGGATACGTTGGCCGGCTTGCCGACCGTCCCGGACGAAGCGCTTGCCAGTCTTGACGACATTATCGCGCACCAAAAGGCCCTGCAAACCGCTCTGAATACTTCAGCCAGCGATTTGGAGACGAAAACCGGAGACGCAGCGCGGCAACGCGAGCAAATCGTCAGCCTCACTAATCAATCAAAAACCGCCATCGACGGGCTCAACGCCAACTTCTCAGCGACCTTGAAACCGCAGATTGCCAGCATCACTTCGTCGCTTTCATCCGTTTCTGGTACTCTTGGCACCGGGGCCGCCGACCTCAACAACGCGGTGACGGCGCTCAACGGCACCGCCAATCAGGCCAGCGACAAACTCCAACAGGCACGAACGACACTCAGCAACACCTCAGCAACGCTTTCACACGCCAGCGGCAAACTGGCCACGTTCAGCCAGCAATTGACCGAAGCGCTCAACAGCGGCGACATGGCCAAAGTCAAGAAACTGCTTTCCGGCGATCCCGACAAGCTCGCGGCCACTCTCGCCGCACCCGTCGCGCTGAAACGCAACGCGGTGTTCCCGGTCGAGAATTTCGGCACGTCGCTGACCCCGTTCTATACGTTCATTCCGCTATGGGTCGGCTCGCTCCTAATCGCACTGACCATCAAAACCGACGTTTCACGTGGGTCTCGGCGCAGGCTGGGCGAGATCGGTTCCGGTTGGGGCTGGTTGCGTAAACGCCAGCGACAGCGCCAGAAGCGGCGCGGCTCCGACAACAGGGCCGAAACGTCGCCTGCCGTTCTTTCCTCTGCGGACGCTGCCAGCATGGCACAAAACCATGCCGCAGACGTTGCCACGCTTGCCGGTGCCAGCAATGACAGTGACAGCGCATCTGGAGACGCACCGTCGGCGGATCCGGGAACCTCAGACGAGGTCAATACGCTCGTTCTCAATCGTCCAATCGATACCGATAACGAAACCACACAGCGTATAGACGCAGCCAGCGTCAACGCCGATACCGCACCCCAGACTGCTGCAGGTCTTGCCTCACCGGATGACGAATCCATCCCCATCGATGACGCCGGACGCCTGTTCACCGAACCGAAGCCCTACCAGCTCTTCCTCGGACGCTTCGGCATCTTCGCTTTCATTTCCCTACTGCAAAGCACCTTCTCCTGCGCCGGCACATTGCTCTTCCTGCGCGTCCACGCGGTTCACCCGATGCTGTTCATGCTTTCCGGCTGGGTTTCTGGGTTAGTCTATGCGTTTGTCATTTACACATTGGTGGCTTGCTTCGGCACCATCGGCAAAGCGATGTCGGTGATTGTGCTTGTCATGCAGATTTCCGGTTCCTCCGGCACCTACCCGCTGCAGGTGCTACCGAAATTCGTGGCGGTCATCAACCCGTTCCTGCCGGCCACCCATTCGATCCAAGCCGCCCGCGCCGCCATCGCCGGCATCTATCAGAACGATTTCTGGATTCAGCTGGGTATCGTCCTGATCTACGCCGCCGTGATGCTCGTCATCGGTCTGCTCATGCCGAAGCCTTCAAAATTCAACACCTGGTTCTCCAAGCAAATGGAACGCACCAAGCTGATCTGA